CCAAGCTGGTACAATGGCTGGAAACCCAGCATCTATGGCAGCTGGTATTGCTTGCTTAGAAGTACTGCAACAAAAAGGTGTATACGAAAAATTAGATGCACTTGGAGCAATGCTTGAAAAAGGAATTTTAGAACAAGCTGCAAAACATAGCATCGATATTACAGTAAACCGTCTAAAAGGTGCGTTAACTGTATACTTCACTACAGATACAATTGAAGATTATGACGCTGCTCAAAATACAGATGGAGAAATGTTCGGTAAGTTCTTCAAGCTTATGCTCAACGAAGGAATTAACTTAGCTCCATCTAAGTATGAAGCATGGTTCTTAACAACAGAACATACAAAAGAAGATATGGAATATACAATCGAAGCTGTCGGTAGAGCATTTGCTGCTTTAGCGAACGCATAAGAAAANNNNNNNNNNNNNNNNNNNNNNNNNNNNNNNNNNNNNNNNNNNNNNNNNNNNNNNNNNNNNNNNNNNNNNNNNNNNNNNNNNNNNNNNNNNNNNNNNNNNCAAGTATAATAATGTTTGTCTCGAGTGAATGTAGTCTGGTAATGATGGCAGAGAGGTCACACCCGTTCCCATACCGAACACGGAAGTTAAGCTCTCTAGCGCCGATGGTAGTTGGGGCCTTGCCCCTGTGAGAGTAGGACGTTGCCAGGCTAATATCATTCCGCAGTAGCTCAGCGGTAGAGCTATCGGCTGTTAACCGATCGGTCGTAGGTTCGATTCCTACCTGCGGAGCCATGATTGGAGAGCTGTCCGAGTTGGCCGAAGGAGCACGATTGGAAATCGTGTATACGTCACAAGCGTATCAAGGGTTCGAATCCCTTGCTCTCCGCCATAATATTTTTGGCCCGTTGGTCAAGTGGTTAAGACACCGCCCTTTCACGGCGGTAACACGGGTTCGAATCCCGTACGGGTCACCACTTTTGGAGGATTAGCTCAGCTGGGAGAGCACCTGCCTTACAAGCAGGGGGTCGGCGGTTCGATCCCGTCATCCTCCACCATATATAACATATGAATAGTATTGTCGCGGGGTGGAGCAGTTCGGTAGCTCGTCGGGCTCATAACCCGAAGGTCGCAGGTTCAAATCCTGTCCCCGCAACCAAATGGTCCCGTGGTGTAGTGGTTAACATGCCTGCCTGTCACGCAGGAGATCGCCGGTTCGACCCCGGTCGGGACCGCCATTTATTTCTGGCTCGGTAGCTCAGTCGGTAGAGCAGAGGACTGAAAATCCTCGTGTCGGCGGTTCGATTCCGTCCCGAGCCACCATTTTAACTAAATATGCCGGCTTAGCTCAATTGGTAGAGCAACTGACTTGTAATCAGTAGGTTGGGGGTTCAAGTCCTCTAGCCGGCACCATGTAAGTTTCGGAGGGGTAGCGAAGTGGCTAAACGCGGCGGACTGTAAATCCGCTCCTTCGGGTTCGGCAGTTCGAATCTGCCCCCCTCCACCATTTACATTTTATATAGGGGTATAGTTTAAAGGTAGAACAGAGGTCTCCAAAACCTCCAGTGTGGGTTCAATTCCTACTACCCCTGCCAAAACACAACATGGCGGTTGTGGCGAAGTGGTTAACGCACCGGATTGTGGCTCCGGCATTCGTGGGTTCGATTCCCATCAGTCGCCCCATTTTTATTTTTTAATATTTGTAAATAAAGTAGTTAATACTTGCATATAATGAATTAAAACTTCGGTGGGCTATAGCCAAGCGGTAAGGCAACGGACTTTGACTCCGTCATGCGCTGGTTCGAATCCAGCTAGCCCAGCCATTTTTGCGGAAGTAGTTCAGTGGTAGAATACAACCTTGCCAAGGTTGGGGTCGCGGGTTCGAATCCCGTCTTCCGCTCCAAAGTAATTTAATATGGCGGCATAGCCAAGTGGTAAGGCAGAGGTCTGCAAAACCTTTACCACCGGTTCGAATCCGGTTGCCGCCTTTCTCATTATGCCGATGTGGCGGAATTGGCAGACGCGCACGACTCAAAATCGTGTTCCTTCGGGAGTGTCGGTTCGACCCCGACCATCGGTATCAAAAAGACGAGTAATCGTCTTTTTTATTTGTCTTCGGATTGATTATATCGTACATATTAAGCGCTTCTTACTGCGGTAAGGAGTGCTTTTTTTGCGTTTATAGACGTTGAATTCTTAGATGACTATATTAACTCGAAGCGTGCGAGCAAATCGTTTACGCTGAGTGTGGAGGTGTAGTTGTGGTAAGACGAAGGAACGTGTTAAATGATCGCGAATTATCTTGTTGTTCACAAAAGTAAAAAGTCGTACGTAGAAACGTTTGAGGATGCGCTAAGTATTTTTACGAAGAATTGTGAGTTACGTAATTTAAGGCCTCATACGATTGGGCTTTATCGTAAGGAAGTATCTGCCTAAACCATTTACGTGAGCAAGGTATCGACAGTATAAATTTAAAGTTGTATAACGTCACAGAGGAACATAGTAAAGAAAACGTCATTTTATATATGCGTAATAAAGTAGAAAATCCTACGGAGCCCCGCGTTTAATTATAGTAAGTGACCACCATTCTCGTTGGCTTTACTCGTTTTTTTTATACGAGGAAGTCAAAGTATAACCAAGACTCTCTGTTATAGAATACATATTTTCCAATGTATATGTTAAGGATATATATTGAATGACTTTGTCTATAAGGAAAGGACGAATGTTTAAATATGAATTCAAAAGAATCAATTCTTAGCCTTACTAGTAATAATGATATTGTTAAATACCTAAATGTGAGGAAAGACCCTATCGATTTACGAGATAGAATGTTTCAAAGTTATCTTTTTAGTAATGAGGAGGATCTTCCAACTCAAGTGGATCTTCGAGAGCGAATGTCAGATGTTGTAGATCAAGGTCAACTTGGTTCTTGTACAGCAAACGCTATTGTATCCGGATTACGTGAGTATCTCTTAAAACAATCGGGACGCCCATTTGTTCTATTATCGCGCTTATATCTGTATTATCATGAACGAAAAATAGAGGGAGACATTCAAAATGATAATGGAGCTATTTTGCGAGATGGGATGAGTGTACTTGAAAAGCTGGGAGTCTGTCCTGAGAAAGATTACCCTTACCAAATAGAGCATTTTCGTGATACACCATCCTCGAAATCGGATAATGATGCATTACTTTAT
This sequence is a window from Bacillus pseudomycoides DSM 12442. Protein-coding genes within it:
- a CDS encoding C1 family peptidase produces the protein MNSKESILSLTSNNDIVKYLNVRKDPIDLRDRMFQSYLFSNEEDLPTQVDLRERMSDVVDQGQLGSCTANAIVSGLREYLLKQSGRPFVLLSRLYLYYHERKIEGDIQNDNGAILRDGMSVLEKLGVCPEKDYPYQIEHFRDTPSSKSDNDALLYRIGQYSRVQDLPRLKSALAHGLPVVLGFLVTNAFYHSDEVRKTGIVPISGTDDVIIEDGQPAGHAVCAVGYDDDKKVVIIRNSWGTEWGDEGYCYFPYELFQNGIVQDMWTGR